A stretch of Henckelia pumila isolate YLH828 chromosome 4, ASM3356847v2, whole genome shotgun sequence DNA encodes these proteins:
- the LOC140864659 gene encoding remorin-like, translating to MAEEAKKVEPEACAEPPPPAVETVEAPKDVAEEKSVLPAPSPPAEEKADECKALAVVEKPEAAVEEKKPENSIDRDAVLARVATEKRISLIKAWEESEKSKAENKAQKKLSAIGAWENSKKASLDADLKKIEEQLEKKKAEYVEKTKNKIALLHKAAEEKRAIIEAKRGEDLLKAEEIAAKYRATGTSPKKLLGIF from the exons ATGGCTGAGGAAGCCAAGAAAGTAGAACCCGAGGCATGCGCAGAGCCGCCGCCGCCGGCGGTGGAGACGGTGGAAGCTCCGAAAGACGTGGCGGAGGAGAAGTCCGTTTTACCGGCGCCTTCCCCTCCCGCTGAAGAGAAAGCTGATGAATGCAAGGCTCTTGCCGTTGTTGAAA AACCAGAAGCTGCTGTGGAGGAGAAGAAACCTGAGAACTCTATAGATAGAG ATGCTGTACTTGCGAGGGTTGCAACTGAGAAGAGAATATCTTTAATAAAAGCATGGGAAGAAAGTGAGAAATCTAAAGCTGAAAACAA GGCTCAAAAGAAACTATCTGCAATTGGAGCTTGGGAAAACAGCAAGAAAGCGAGCTTAGACGCTGATCTCAAGAAAATCGAG GAGCAACTGGAGAAAAAGAAAGCTGAGTACGTTGAGAAAACCAAAAACAAGATTGCTCTCTTACACAAGGCAGCTGAAGAAAAGAGAGCGATTATCGAAGCCAAACGGGGAGAAGATCTTCTCAAGGCAGAGGAAATAGCCGCCAAGTACCGAGCAACTGGAACCAGTCCCAAGAAACTACTTGGGATTTTTTAA